The genomic stretch TTGTCTGAGGAAACATAAAATATATCTATTAAATTTGTACTTCTTTATTTATTCTGTAAGAAATTATAATTATGTATTTCTTCTACTTCTTCTACTTCTAACGGTTTACTAAATAGATATCCTTGAATATAGTTACACTTTCCTACTTTAAGTCGTTTATACTGCTCCATATCTTCAATCCCCTCTGCTACTACTTTTAGATTTAAACTATGGGCAAGAGAAATAATACTGTCCATAACGGAAATGCTTTTTAATTCCAAGAACTTATCGTTTAAAGATTTGTCTAACTTTATTTTATCCACTGGTAAAAAGGTTAAATAACTAAGAGAAGAATAACCTGTGCCAAAATCGTCTAAAGCAATTCCTATTCCTAATGACTTTAATTGATCTAGAAATTCTATGGTCTCATCTTTTTTCTCTAAAAATATGCTTTCAGTGATTTCTATGTCTATATATTTAGTTTCTACATCTTCTTTTCTTAATATATCCTGTAAAAAATCAATATAACTTAAGTCGTTTAATTGTTTTGCAGAAAAGTTAATTGCTATGGGTTTTATGTTTAAACCCTTCTTTTTCCATATACCTATTTGTTTAATTACTTCTTTTGCTACCCATCTTCCAATATCCATAATCATACTAGTTTCTTCAGCTATAGGTATAAAGACAGCTGGTGATATAGGATTTTTTTTCATCCGTAAAAGAGCTTCAAAACCTACAATTTCCCCTGTAAAGACAGAAACCTGAGGTTGATATAAGACCTTGAATCCATCTTCTTTGATGGCTTCTCTTAGCATCTTCTCTATCTCTATTTTTCTCTTTACCCTATCTACCATATGTCGGTTAAAAAACATATAGCTACTTTTTCCAAAATCCTTTACCATATACATGGCAACATCAGCATTCATAATTATTTGATTAACATCATTGCTATCAAATGGATACAAGGTAATTCCTATACTACAGCTTATATGTATTTGATTTTCTCCAATTATTATGTTCTTTTTTAATATATCAAGTATTCTTTTAGCATAATTTTCAATTTCAATAACATCCTTTTCTCCTTCTATCAAAAAAAGAAATTCATCTCCACCAAATCTTGATATAAATAGTTTTTCATCTTTCATATCTAAAAGTTCTTCTGCAACTTTTTTCAGTACTTTGTCTCCATATACATGACCTAATGTATCGTTAATTTCTTTAAAATTATCAATATCCAGTAGCATTATAGCTCCTACCTTATTTTCATTTATCTCCCTTTCAAGTTTTTCCATAAACTTTAATCTATTGGGTAAATCAGTTAAAGTGTCATGATAAGCAAGATGCTCAATGTATTTTTCTTTCTCCTTTAGTTTTGTTATGTCAAGGATGATACCATTGATAACCTTTAAATTCTTATTTTCGTTAAAAACTCCCTTGCCACGAATTAATATCCATTGTAAATTATTATTTTTACCTTTAATTCTTACTTGGCTATATATTTCTTCTTTCTCCCCTTGTATATAAGCTATAAACTCCCCTATTAATTTTTCTTTTTCCTCTTTTCTTAAAAGTCTATTTAAAACTTCATGAATATTTTCTTTTTCCTTTAGGCTTATTCCATAGGCGTCTTTAAATTCTTCTGATAAGTAAATGCTTCTATCCTCTAGATTGTACTCCCACACTACACTATCTGTGCCCTGAATAGCAATCTGGTATTTTTGCTTTAGATTTTCTAGCTTTTCAGTATAGCTTTGTATCTCATCATATTGGGCTCTTAGCTCTTCTTCCGAAGCTGTTAATTGTTGATAGGCTGCTGCTATTTCTTCGTTAGATGCATTTAATTTTTCTTGATTCTCTCTGAGGAATTTATTGGCTGATACAAGCTCTTTTGTTCGTAATGCCACAATCCTTCGCAAAGTAAATATACCAAAAACCAATAAAATCAAGACCACCATTATTAACCCTATTAACCAAGTATATTCTTTAACTTCATCCCATAACCTTTTCTCTTCATATACTCCTAACCATTTATCATATATTTTTTCATATTCCCCTGTAGCCTTTAAAATCTTTAGTCCAGCATTTAATGTAAACAGCAAATCTTCATTATCCTTTTGTACAGCCATAGCATAATCACTTTTAGCAATATCTATTCCATTTGCCTGCAAATTTGAAAGTTTAAGTTTATCCGCTATAAAATGGCCTGGGACTTTTAGTACAGCAGCATATTCATATTTGCCCCTAGAAACTAGTCTCAAAGCTTCCTCTACTGTTGGTACTCTAATGAATTCTATATTAAGATTTTGCTTAGCCAAATATTCATAAACCATGTCATTTTCCTGTACTACTACAGTTAATCCTTCTAATTCTCTTATATCATTGATTTTACTTCGCTTTCTAGTGAAAATATCTCCACTCGCCACTGTAAGTCTTGTTGAAAAATCATAAATTTCTTTCCTATCTAACGAGTACATCATTCCTGAAATCACATGGATTTCCCCTTCTTCTAAACGCTTTTTTACTGTATTCCAATTATCTAATCTAAATTCCACATTTAATCCCATTTCCTCTAATGCAGCTTTTGTTAGTTCAATATTAAAACCAGTAGGATCACCATTTTTATCCACAAAACTATAGGGGGGATAATTTATATCATCTCCAATAATAATTGTCTCTTTAAATTGATTTTCACCTGTTCCATTTATTGATAAATCTGCATTTGTTTTTTTAGTATTCCCATAGGAATAGAATAAACTGAACTGTGCAATTATCAAACTAAGGAAGATTAATAAGAATGGAATTTTTTTATTCTTCATAATAATTATCTCCTATCTCATTGATTGAGTTTCACTAAAATTACATAATTACACTAATATTTTATACCATTTTTCTCCTTTTTTCTACAAATTTCTTCTTTCGCATATATGTTTCCGTTATTCTTTTTCTTAATGGATATAAAATACCTTAATAAAAATAATAATCTCACTCCCCAAAGGAATGAGATTATTATTTTTATTAAGGAGTTTATGCGAAGCTTGCACAACTACTATTTTAAAAATTTCTCTTATTATGAAACTGAAAAATATATTCACTAACATACTACATAAAAATCGATACTCCAGGTCCTAATGATATGTTTAAGAAATACCAAGCAATCAATAATAATGTGAATCCAATTAAGTACGCAATTGAATAAGGCAGCATTAGAGATATTACAGTACCTATTCCATTAGTTTCACTTTCATCTGTTTTATATTGATTCATTATACCTATAATAACTGGAATGTAATAAGATAGAGGAGATATAATGTTTGTTGACGAATCACCAATTCTATATGCTACCTGGGTTAAAGCTGGAGATAATCCCATCATTGAAAACATTGGTACAAATACAGGGGCTAAGATTAACCATTTAGCTGAACCACTTGTAACAAATAGGTTGATGACTGTTGAAAGTAAAATAAACATGATTATAAGAGGTATACCACCTATATTCAAAGCTTTTAAAAATTCTGCACCATTAACTGCTAGTATAGTAGTTAAATTACTTAATTTAAAGAAATATATAAACATGGATGCAGGCAGTGCCACAATTAAAAAGCTTAGGGAACCACTTAAACCATCTTGCATAATCTTAGGAATGTCTTTTTCAGATTTAATAACTCCAATTGTTTTACCATATACAATACCTACGGAAGCAAAGAAGAAGAAAAGTATTGGAACAATGCCCTTAGTCAAAGTAGATTTAGGTAAAATACCACCATCTGCATTTCTAAAGAAAGATCCCTCTGGTACTGTTAATATTAAAATTAATCCAATATATATTAATGCAGTAAGTCCAGCATTTCTTAAGCCTTTATTCTCTTTTTCCGTTACTTTGTGTTCTTCAAGGGATGACTTATCTACATTATTATTCGTATCACCTAAAAACTTTACTGTGAATTTCTCAGTTACTAACACGGTCAAGAAAGTAACAACAAATGTTGCTGCAATCATGAAGTACCAGTTTATAAGCGGATGTGTAGGGGCCTGAATTCCCATACCACCAGCAGCTGATTCAGTGATTCCTGATAAAAGTGCATCTGTACCTGCAATCATAAAGTTAGCTGTAAACCCTCCAGATGCTGCAGCAAATCCAGTAACAATACCTACTTTAGGATTACGTCCCAAGGCTTTAAAAATTGCACCACCGATAGCAGCAGTAAAAATCATACCTGCATCAGATGCTAGATTTGCATTAATTCCTACAATTGCTAATACGCCTGTAACCATGTAAGATGGAGCACCTAATATTGTCTTTCTCATAAAGGCATTAATAAGTCCTGTTTGCTCAACCATTCCGATGCCAATCATCATAGTCATTATTAGACCAAGTGGGGCAAATCCAACATAGGTTTTAACAAATTTTTCTATAAACGGTCTCATCCCAGCATAACTTAAAAGGTTCATAACTTCTACAGTTATTTCCTTCGGCGCCTCACCAGCATTTCTTGAAGCAGCTAAGTATGTAACTGACATGCCAGCTTTATTTAACAAGTAAGAAAGTAAAAGTACAATTACTGTTAACCCCACAAACAGAGTAAACGGATGAGGTAGTCTATTGCCAATAATCTCAATTCTCCTAATAAAATTTGAAAATCTTGAATTACTATTCCCTTCACTTTTTACATCCTTCATTGATGCTCTCATTTCAATCCCCCTTTTTTATACACAGGAGTCGCCATACTTACCTTGTCATAACCTCCTCCCAGCTTAATTATTAAGAATTCACTGACCTTTCAGATCATCTATTAAGCATTTATTTCAGCAGTATTATTAGGCTCTCCTGATAATTTTTTTAAGCACGATGACAAAACTTTTGCACTCGTATAAATATCTTCATCTGATGCAAATTCTTCCTTATTATGACTTATGCCCTTAAAACAAGGAATAAAGATTAAACTCGTTGGGATTATGGTTGCCATATTCATAGAGTCGTGGCCTGCTCCGCTAATCATTCTTCTGTATGGAATTTTTTCATCTACACATACAGTTTCAATTAGATAGTTTATGTCCGAATTCATATGGGAAGGTATTTCATTACCTAAAAATTCAAATAGAAACTGTATATCTCTTTTAATAGAAATAGTTTTTACAGTTGTCAAGACTTGATCAATGGTTCGTTTTATACTTTCCTTTTCAATACCACGTATGTCTAACAAAAATTCAGTTTTCCCAGGAACAACATTCATTGAACCAGGAAATGCTTTACATGCTCCAACGGTGGTTACGGTTTTGTGAATAGATTCCTTAATTCCAATATGCTCTATAGCTAAAATAATTTCTGCTGCTGCAGCCAAAGCATCTTTTCGTGCACCCATAGGACAAGCTCCTGAATGAGCTGACTCACCAATTAAAGAGATTTTAAATCTTGAAGGAGCAGCAATAGCTTCAACAATGCCAATCTTTTGGCCTTCTTCTTCTAATATATTGTTTTGCTCAATATGAACTTCTAAAAAAGCTTTATATTCATTAGGGTCAATCAACTTACAATTTTCTGGTGTATAACCATTTTCAATAATTGCGTCATAGATACTTACATTATTTATGTCCTTGATTTTTTTTAGATCATCCATATACAACTTATTACTCAGTATTTTACTACCTATGGTTGACACGTTGAATCGGCTGGACTCTTCAGCAGCGAAAGCGATAATTTCAATGGGATGTGTGTTTATGAAACCTCCCTCAGCAAAATCCTTTAAAATTTCAATTCCTAAAATGACTCCCAACGACCCATCGAACCTTCCACCATTGGGGACTGTGTCCAGATGAGATCCCACAAGAATACTTGGAAGATTTGGTTTCGTTCCTTCTTTTCTAATCCAGAGATTTCCTACTCCATCAATACTTGCATGAAGTCCTAATTCAAGTGCATAATTCTTAAGATATTCTTTTGCCTGTGCTTCTTCTTCTGAATATGCTAAGCGTGTAATTCCTCCATTGTCATCCTTGCCAATGCTGTTTACATGATTAAATATTTCATTAAACGAACTCATAAAAGACTCTCTATTCATAACACACCCCCATATAATTGTATTTTCAATGTTGTTTTTTTATAATTCCATTTACTTTTTTAATATGTCATAAGCTAATACTGAAAATACTTTAACAGCATTTATCATATCTTTTTCGTCAAAATCAAATTTTCCATTATGATGTGGCCCTTTTATGTCACTTCCAAATAATATATATGTGGCTTTACCACCAT from Anaeromicrobium sediminis encodes the following:
- a CDS encoding EAL domain-containing protein; the encoded protein is MKNKKIPFLLIFLSLIIAQFSLFYSYGNTKKTNADLSINGTGENQFKETIIIGDDINYPPYSFVDKNGDPTGFNIELTKAALEEMGLNVEFRLDNWNTVKKRLEEGEIHVISGMMYSLDRKEIYDFSTRLTVASGDIFTRKRSKINDIRELEGLTVVVQENDMVYEYLAKQNLNIEFIRVPTVEEALRLVSRGKYEYAAVLKVPGHFIADKLKLSNLQANGIDIAKSDYAMAVQKDNEDLLFTLNAGLKILKATGEYEKIYDKWLGVYEEKRLWDEVKEYTWLIGLIMVVLILLVFGIFTLRRIVALRTKELVSANKFLRENQEKLNASNEEIAAAYQQLTASEEELRAQYDEIQSYTEKLENLKQKYQIAIQGTDSVVWEYNLEDRSIYLSEEFKDAYGISLKEKENIHEVLNRLLRKEEKEKLIGEFIAYIQGEKEEIYSQVRIKGKNNNLQWILIRGKGVFNENKNLKVINGIILDITKLKEKEKYIEHLAYHDTLTDLPNRLKFMEKLEREINENKVGAIMLLDIDNFKEINDTLGHVYGDKVLKKVAEELLDMKDEKLFISRFGGDEFLFLIEGEKDVIEIENYAKRILDILKKNIIIGENQIHISCSIGITLYPFDSNDVNQIIMNADVAMYMVKDFGKSSYMFFNRHMVDRVKRKIEIEKMLREAIKEDGFKVLYQPQVSVFTGEIVGFEALLRMKKNPISPAVFIPIAEETSMIMDIGRWVAKEVIKQIGIWKKKGLNIKPIAINFSAKQLNDLSYIDFLQDILRKEDVETKYIDIEITESIFLEKKDETIEFLDQLKSLGIGIALDDFGTGYSSLSYLTFLPVDKIKLDKSLNDKFLELKSISVMDSIISLAHSLNLKVVAEGIEDMEQYKRLKVGKCNYIQGYLFSKPLEVEEVEEIHNYNFLQNK
- a CDS encoding AbgT family transporter; its protein translation is MRASMKDVKSEGNSNSRFSNFIRRIEIIGNRLPHPFTLFVGLTVIVLLLSYLLNKAGMSVTYLAASRNAGEAPKEITVEVMNLLSYAGMRPFIEKFVKTYVGFAPLGLIMTMMIGIGMVEQTGLINAFMRKTILGAPSYMVTGVLAIVGINANLASDAGMIFTAAIGGAIFKALGRNPKVGIVTGFAAASGGFTANFMIAGTDALLSGITESAAGGMGIQAPTHPLINWYFMIAATFVVTFLTVLVTEKFTVKFLGDTNNNVDKSSLEEHKVTEKENKGLRNAGLTALIYIGLILILTVPEGSFFRNADGGILPKSTLTKGIVPILFFFFASVGIVYGKTIGVIKSEKDIPKIMQDGLSGSLSFLIVALPASMFIYFFKLSNLTTILAVNGAEFLKALNIGGIPLIIMFILLSTVINLFVTSGSAKWLILAPVFVPMFSMMGLSPALTQVAYRIGDSSTNIISPLSYYIPVIIGIMNQYKTDESETNGIGTVISLMLPYSIAYLIGFTLLLIAWYFLNISLGPGVSIFM
- a CDS encoding M20 family metallo-hydrolase; translation: MNRESFMSSFNEIFNHVNSIGKDDNGGITRLAYSEEEAQAKEYLKNYALELGLHASIDGVGNLWIRKEGTKPNLPSILVGSHLDTVPNGGRFDGSLGVILGIEILKDFAEGGFINTHPIEIIAFAAEESSRFNVSTIGSKILSNKLYMDDLKKIKDINNVSIYDAIIENGYTPENCKLIDPNEYKAFLEVHIEQNNILEEEGQKIGIVEAIAAPSRFKISLIGESAHSGACPMGARKDALAAAAEIILAIEHIGIKESIHKTVTTVGACKAFPGSMNVVPGKTEFLLDIRGIEKESIKRTIDQVLTTVKTISIKRDIQFLFEFLGNEIPSHMNSDINYLIETVCVDEKIPYRRMISGAGHDSMNMATIIPTSLIFIPCFKGISHNKEEFASDEDIYTSAKVLSSCLKKLSGEPNNTAEINA